From the Neobacillus sp. PS3-34 genome, the window GCAAAAAAAGTGCCGACATTAGCCCAACAATTCCTCCGCCAATAATGGTGATATGCGTATTTTTCCGTTTTAAATAAGGAGGATCGGAAAGAAATTCTTTTAAATGATTATAAGTCTCTATTGCTTGAATAGCTGTTTTACTAGTCTCTTTGTCTAGCTGCAGACTTAATAAACTTAGACGATCCATTTCTTCCTTCATATATATTTACTTCCTTTGGCAATTTTTTCGAGACCTCATTTTTTACCTAACTAAACGTAAAAAAGAAATGAGTCTCTCGCTTTTCGGATTGGTCAAGACTTCTTTAGGGTCACCTTGTTCCTCGATGACACCGTCGGCCATAAAGATTACCCTGTCGGCCACCTCTCGTGCAAAGCCCATTTCATGAGTGACAACGACCATTGTCATTCCTTCTAATGCTAATTGCCTCATTACTTGCAAAACTTCCCCAACCAATTCAGGGTCTAACGCTGATGTAGGCTCATCAAAAAGCATAATCATAGGATTCATGGCAAGTGCTCTGGCAATGGCTACACGCTGCTGTTGTCCTCCAGATAGTTTTTTCGGATATACATCTTTTTTATCCTTCAAGCCTACTTTTTCCAAAAGCTTAATGGCTTCCATTTCCGCTTCAGCTTTATTCTTATTCAGTACTTGAATGGGACCAACCGTTACGTTTTCTATTACAGTCATATGGGGAAATAAATTAAATTGTTGAAACACCATCCCCACTTCCTGCCGAACCTTGCTGATGTTCTTAACAGAATTGTCTAATTTAATATCGTCGACGATGACATTTCCGCTCGTTACCGTTTCCAGGCGATTGATACAGCGGAGCAAGGTGCTTTTCCCTGAACCGCTTGCACCAATTAAGGCCACAACCTCACCTTTATAGATTTGAAGATCAATTCCTTTTAATACCTCTAAATGACCAAAGCTCTTATGAAGATTTTCAATTAGAATAATGGGAGATAATGGGCTCGCTTCTTCGATCTCCATAGCTTCCACTTCGTTTCCTCCTAGCGTTCACTTATAGACATTCGCTTTTCAATCTTGTGCAAAATAAAAGTAAAAATGGTTGTCATCACCAGATAGAAACCAGCAGCGACAAGATAGAATTCAATAAACGCAAAATTCGTTGATGCAAATCGCTGTGACACCATCATTAATTCGGATACGGTTACAAGTGAAGCCAGCGATGAATCCTTCAGCATTGCGACAGCTTGGTTTCCGAGGGAAGGAACACTGACCCTAAGGCGTGTGGAAGGATGATTTTTTTCATGATGGCAGGATATCTCATACCTAATGATTCGGCAGCCTCCATTTGTCCCATTGGAACGGACATAATACCACCACGATATATTTCTGCAATATAGGCAGCTGCATTCAACCCTAATGCGATGACGGAAGAAACAAATGGTGAT encodes:
- a CDS encoding amino acid ABC transporter ATP-binding protein, with translation MEIEEASPLSPIILIENLHKSFGHLEVLKGIDLQIYKGEVVALIGASGSGKSTLLRCINRLETVTSGNVIVDDIKLDNSVKNISKVRQEVGMVFQQFNLFPHMTVIENVTVGPIQVLNKNKAEAEMEAIKLLEKVGLKDKKDVYPKKLSGGQQQRVAIARALAMNPMIMLFDEPTSALDPELVGEVLQVMRQLALEGMTMVVVTHEMGFAREVADRVIFMADGVIEEQGDPKEVLTNPKSERLISFLRLVR